From one Nitrosococcus halophilus Nc 4 genomic stretch:
- a CDS encoding sulfotransferase, which produces MMTDNSSVVFLLGVPRSGTTLLSWLLNQHQSVYCPPEPWLLLGLEALGQAPADHVADPPLLSAAITEFLGGRRLEALKQAALSIYQQALKETGKSVFVDKTPRYYHVLDFVKNFLPEGKIIFLLRNPLDVAASFKTSWSVNLPKIISDQADTPFLFDYVLGFNYLLAFETEHPVLRVYYENLVANPETEMARIFDYLSLPSQSSGKDLDIQDTSYARSSFGDKKILSTRYIHTQSVEAYKTVFVKEEAALLLDALGKESFSRLGYATQYANACTEFDITPSNEMFSQLFEVAERYVQQRKKRCYSPWSRGVLEQQIECLRQQVEAAKKESADLDEQLASVQTRNSTLDKQLNSAQAQNKILNEQLVLLETQKEELNQQLYRLQNINLRGRLRAYFGYIKKRFKQTIQQGLWRMAQGPAVPPLPKITVVTPVLNGAEFIEATLRSVLVQSYPALEFIVVDGGSTDDTLSIIGSIQNDSILPNKITQVISEPDEGMYDAIAKGFSQATGEILTYLNADDLLEGGALVAIGEYFARHPEVAVIYHEDTVLVSGWKYPNVRQPKGITTGDLLNKHILFQDGVFFRRSAYQSVGGLRRDLTLAGDYDLWLRLSAQFKFIRRPGHVSCFRVRQGQLSENMERYYQEVDRSRNDFLANASHFQKLRWQLQSKYRSLRKYLAACVKKDRLFFPIDFGNMPPPLVTLTGTEYGQALSPIDGKPAERLLFSTPDTRFGDNAINHIYLDTRHAIAIIHPPVQPSELDRLYQQNYSAPPVAIKNPVDTSPYRQFNGKPLWERILLHLPVEKFAFFLPNVWSNNTLSELTSVLRAARVELDSSLRVLDAGCFEGHLLDDITAEKPWRAYGLEPNAQAVEVARGKGHCVWQGHAENAVEIIPAPYQFDVIFMGQSIEHVDDPVRVLRRLRLLLAPGGVVVVSTPNLDSRQVDWFGPTWAHWHPPYHRYIFSRKGLFALASQVGLQPVCFKTFSHCYWTAISLMQNFLGLGGSVSHAVNFDRSLCMQAQRINFWQQLFWNYLGKGDYCFFAMKDGEGD; this is translated from the coding sequence ATGATGACTGATAATTCTTCAGTCGTATTCTTACTAGGAGTGCCTCGTTCGGGGACAACTTTGTTGTCTTGGCTGCTCAATCAGCATCAGAGTGTTTATTGTCCCCCAGAGCCTTGGTTGTTATTGGGGTTGGAAGCGCTCGGGCAAGCTCCCGCCGACCATGTTGCGGACCCGCCTCTTTTGTCTGCTGCAATCACAGAATTCCTAGGGGGTAGGCGGTTAGAAGCGCTTAAGCAGGCGGCTTTGTCTATTTATCAACAAGCCTTGAAGGAGACGGGAAAATCCGTTTTTGTTGATAAAACTCCTCGTTACTATCATGTGCTTGATTTTGTAAAAAATTTTCTGCCTGAAGGAAAAATTATTTTTCTTCTGCGCAATCCACTTGATGTAGCAGCTTCTTTTAAAACCTCCTGGTCGGTTAATCTTCCAAAAATTATTTCCGATCAGGCGGACACTCCCTTTTTATTTGATTATGTTCTAGGCTTTAATTATTTATTGGCCTTTGAGACAGAGCATCCAGTACTTAGAGTCTATTATGAGAATCTAGTGGCTAACCCCGAGACAGAAATGGCACGTATTTTTGACTATCTGTCGCTGCCATCGCAATCATCTGGTAAAGATCTTGATATCCAGGATACCTCCTATGCTAGGAGTTCTTTTGGCGATAAGAAAATTCTTTCCACACGCTATATACATACCCAATCCGTTGAAGCTTATAAAACTGTTTTTGTAAAAGAAGAAGCTGCTCTTCTTTTGGATGCTTTGGGTAAAGAAAGCTTTTCTCGATTAGGGTATGCTACACAATATGCCAATGCCTGTACAGAATTCGATATTACCCCTTCAAATGAAATGTTTTCGCAATTATTTGAAGTGGCGGAAAGGTATGTCCAGCAACGTAAAAAACGTTGTTATAGCCCTTGGTCACGGGGAGTGCTGGAGCAGCAAATTGAGTGCTTAAGACAACAGGTTGAGGCCGCCAAAAAAGAGAGTGCGGATCTTGATGAGCAGCTTGCTTCTGTGCAAACGCGAAACAGCACCCTTGATAAACAACTAAATTCCGCACAAGCTCAGAATAAAATACTTAACGAGCAATTGGTTTTATTAGAAACACAAAAAGAAGAACTTAATCAGCAACTTTATAGGTTGCAAAACATAAATTTGAGAGGGCGGTTGCGAGCATATTTTGGGTATATTAAAAAACGTTTTAAACAAACGATTCAACAGGGGCTTTGGCGTATGGCACAGGGGCCAGCTGTGCCGCCATTACCAAAGATTACCGTAGTGACGCCAGTACTCAATGGCGCTGAATTTATTGAGGCGACGCTGCGTTCCGTATTGGTGCAATCCTATCCTGCACTGGAATTTATTGTTGTTGATGGTGGTTCGACGGATGATACTTTATCGATCATTGGCAGTATTCAGAATGATTCCATATTACCCAATAAAATCACTCAGGTTATCTCAGAGCCTGATGAAGGGATGTATGATGCTATTGCTAAGGGTTTTTCTCAAGCAACGGGTGAGATCTTGACCTATCTGAATGCCGATGATTTACTCGAAGGCGGAGCTTTAGTTGCTATTGGTGAGTATTTTGCCCGTCATCCGGAAGTCGCTGTGATCTACCATGAAGATACCGTTCTAGTGAGCGGTTGGAAATATCCTAATGTTCGGCAGCCGAAAGGCATCACTACTGGGGATCTATTGAATAAACACATTTTGTTTCAGGATGGTGTTTTCTTTCGGCGTAGCGCTTATCAATCTGTTGGCGGTTTACGGCGGGATTTAACACTGGCGGGTGATTACGATCTTTGGTTACGTTTATCTGCGCAATTTAAATTTATCCGTAGACCCGGACATGTGAGTTGTTTTCGTGTTCGCCAGGGACAACTAAGCGAAAACATGGAACGCTACTACCAGGAAGTCGACCGCTCCCGCAACGACTTTCTGGCTAATGCCTCGCATTTTCAAAAATTGCGCTGGCAACTTCAGTCTAAATACCGTTCCTTGCGTAAATACCTGGCTGCGTGCGTAAAAAAAGACCGTTTATTTTTTCCTATTGACTTTGGCAACATGCCGCCACCCTTGGTCACTCTCACTGGTACAGAATATGGCCAAGCCTTAAGTCCCATTGACGGCAAACCGGCGGAACGACTCTTATTCAGCACTCCCGACACCCGGTTTGGCGACAATGCCATCAACCACATTTACTTAGATACGCGGCACGCTATTGCTATTATCCATCCGCCTGTTCAACCCTCTGAATTGGATAGGCTATATCAGCAAAACTATTCTGCACCACCGGTAGCTATTAAAAATCCGGTGGACACTTCCCCCTATCGCCAGTTCAATGGTAAACCCTTGTGGGAAAGGATACTATTGCATTTACCAGTGGAAAAATTTGCATTTTTTTTGCCAAACGTTTGGTCAAACAACACATTGTCCGAGTTGACGAGTGTGCTTCGAGCGGCACGGGTAGAGCTCGACAGTTCTCTTCGGGTGCTTGATGCCGGCTGTTTTGAAGGTCACCTGCTGGATGATATTACTGCCGAAAAGCCCTGGCGAGCTTATGGTTTGGAGCCTAATGCCCAGGCGGTAGAAGTAGCCCGGGGTAAAGGCCATTGTGTTTGGCAAGGGCACGCGGAGAATGCCGTTGAAATTATCCCAGCCCCCTACCAATTTGATGTCATATTCATGGGGCAAAGCATTGAGCATGTGGACGACCCTGTGCGGGTTCTACGCCGACTCCGTCTCCTGCTTGCACCTGGCGGTGTAGTGGTCGTGAGTACACCTAACTTGGATTCCCGTCAGGTTGACTGGTTTGGTCCCACCTGGGCCCATTGGCATCCTCCCTATCATCGTTATATTTTTTCACGGAAAGGCCTATTTGCACTTGCCAGCCAAGTTGGTTTGCAACCTGTTTGTTTTAAAACATTCTCCCATTGCTATTGGACAGCCATCTCTTTGATGCAAAACTTCCTGGGTCTGGGAGGTAGTGTCTCTCATGCAGTTAACTTTGACCGTTCCTTATGTATGCAAGCACAAAGAATTAATTTTTGGCAGCAACTCTTCTGGAATTATTTAGGTAAAGGCGACTATTGTTTCTTTGCAATGAAGGATGGAGAGGGTGACTAA
- a CDS encoding sulfotransferase family 2 domain-containing protein: MIGIYHQFIFVHIPKTAGNALQSVLSSYSEDAIVVGDNKDGVHRFGLYSAYGTVKHSTLADYLAALGPESFWSKRKFACVRNPWERAISFYFSPHRGCDTWDRNEFIRLLDEIHPMTTYLRLPIDTAGTRPDHNLDLIIRYEQLNKDFSRLCDILDIAGGSLPILNQGSRQPYFDYYDPELVQIVADRFREDIEVFGYEFEPCNRKPA, from the coding sequence ATGATAGGGATATACCATCAGTTCATTTTTGTGCATATTCCAAAAACAGCAGGGAATGCACTGCAAAGTGTTCTCAGCTCCTATTCAGAAGATGCTATTGTCGTGGGCGATAACAAGGATGGTGTTCACCGCTTCGGACTATATAGCGCTTATGGTACGGTTAAGCATTCAACCCTGGCTGATTATCTTGCCGCTCTTGGACCTGAATCATTTTGGTCAAAGCGAAAATTTGCTTGTGTTCGTAACCCCTGGGAGCGTGCGATTTCTTTTTATTTTTCACCACATCGAGGATGCGATACCTGGGATCGAAATGAATTTATCCGTCTGTTGGATGAAATCCATCCGATGACTACCTACTTGCGGTTACCCATTGATACAGCTGGCACGAGACCTGATCATAATCTTGATTTAATTATTCGCTACGAACAATTAAATAAGGATTTCTCTAGGCTGTGCGATATTTTAGACATTGCAGGGGGAAGCCTTCCTATCCTTAACCAAGGGAGTCGGCAGCCTTATTTTGATTATTATGATCCTGAGCTTGTTCAAATAGTAGCGGACCGCTTTCGGGAAGATATAGAGGTTTTTGGCTATGAATTTGAGCCCTGCAATAGAAAGCCAGCATGA
- a CDS encoding glycosyltransferase, protein MGGVEQVIYQIARGVSAYSVETEILTLTKIKSEGSLFVDNHLVHRAQLDFQVASTSFSVSALLKFAQLAKQVDLIHYHFPWPFMDVVHFLSLVKKPAVVTYHSDIIRQKFLFNFYRPLMHCFLAHVDRIVATSPNYFATSRVLDRYQTKTQVIPIGLDKTSYPEVRPALLRHWQTRVGDRFFLFVGMIRYYKGLHILLDAVQDTDFPVVILGSGPVEKELRRHAKRLHLKNIYFLGALSDEDKVALIKLSLAIVFPSHLRSEAFGISLLEGAMFGKPMISSEIGTGTSYINIHNQTGLVVPPSNPRAFREAMEFLWHHPEVAVRMGKNAEARYWRLFTSKQMATNYVNLYERLLSEKNSDKKY, encoded by the coding sequence GTGGGAGGTGTTGAGCAAGTTATTTACCAAATTGCTCGTGGTGTTTCCGCTTACAGCGTTGAAACAGAAATTCTTACCTTGACTAAAATCAAATCCGAAGGGAGTCTCTTTGTTGATAACCATCTTGTTCATCGTGCCCAACTTGATTTTCAAGTGGCATCAACAAGTTTCTCTGTATCAGCCCTGTTAAAGTTTGCTCAATTAGCTAAACAAGTCGATCTGATTCATTATCATTTTCCTTGGCCATTTATGGATGTTGTGCATTTTCTTTCATTGGTCAAGAAACCGGCTGTTGTTACTTACCATTCTGATATTATCCGGCAGAAATTTCTATTCAATTTTTACCGGCCACTCATGCATTGCTTTTTGGCTCATGTGGACCGTATCGTGGCGACTTCCCCTAATTATTTTGCTACCAGTCGGGTGTTGGATCGTTATCAGACTAAAACTCAGGTCATCCCCATAGGCTTGGATAAAACTTCTTATCCTGAAGTAAGACCGGCATTACTGCGGCACTGGCAAACACGAGTCGGTGATCGTTTTTTCTTGTTTGTGGGTATGATTCGCTATTACAAAGGCTTGCATATTCTTCTAGATGCCGTTCAGGACACTGATTTTCCGGTGGTTATTTTAGGTTCTGGGCCCGTTGAGAAAGAATTGAGAAGGCATGCAAAACGTTTGCATTTGAAAAATATTTATTTTCTTGGGGCCCTATCCGATGAAGATAAAGTAGCGCTGATTAAACTGAGTCTAGCCATTGTGTTTCCTTCCCATCTTCGCTCTGAGGCCTTTGGAATTTCTTTGCTGGAAGGGGCCATGTTTGGCAAGCCTATGATATCTAGCGAGATTGGTACAGGTACCAGTTATATCAATATCCATAACCAGACTGGTCTGGTGGTTCCCCCGAGTAACCCCCGCGCATTTAGGGAGGCCATGGAGTTTCTTTGGCATCATCCCGAGGTTGCGGTGAGAATGGGCAAAAATGCTGAAGCTCGTTATTGGCGGCTGTTTACCTCGAAACAGATGGCTACTAACTATGTTAATCTCTATGAGCGGTTACTTTCGGAAAAAAATAGCGACAAAAAATATTAA
- a CDS encoding glycosyltransferase family 2 protein — translation MKPLITVAVPSYNQGCYLEQALVSIFSQQLPIEVFVVDGGSRDHSLAVIRKWEYRLAGWRSHPDQGQAAAINEGIARGQAPFVCWLNSDDWLLPEGLIHLYKVLQQSLEVPAAYGRSWNFVEKKQTLRAVWVEPFSEHRLALRCIISQPATLIRRSVWEAIGGVNENLHLAMDYDLWWRLFKNFGQLHFVDKFIAVNRDHRATKTKTQRRLHYQEAIRVVRQHYGRVPLKWWLAQPYAVWLKTLLR, via the coding sequence ATGAAACCGTTAATCACGGTGGCGGTGCCTTCGTACAACCAAGGCTGTTATCTTGAACAGGCTTTAGTCTCTATTTTTAGCCAGCAACTGCCTATTGAGGTATTCGTGGTGGATGGTGGTTCTAGGGATCACTCCCTCGCAGTGATTCGTAAATGGGAATATCGTCTGGCTGGCTGGCGTAGCCATCCTGATCAAGGGCAAGCTGCGGCTATCAATGAAGGGATCGCGCGAGGACAGGCGCCTTTTGTGTGCTGGCTTAACAGCGATGATTGGCTGCTACCGGAAGGCTTAATCCATTTATATAAGGTATTGCAGCAATCTTTAGAAGTTCCCGCGGCTTATGGACGCTCATGGAACTTTGTTGAAAAAAAACAAACTCTTCGGGCTGTTTGGGTTGAACCTTTTAGCGAGCACCGCCTGGCATTACGCTGCATTATTTCTCAGCCTGCAACGCTGATCAGACGTTCTGTTTGGGAAGCCATAGGCGGAGTTAATGAAAATCTTCATCTGGCGATGGACTACGATTTATGGTGGCGCTTATTTAAAAATTTCGGACAGTTACACTTTGTAGACAAATTTATTGCCGTGAATCGGGATCATAGAGCGACCAAAACAAAGACTCAGCGCCGCTTGCATTACCAAGAGGCCATCAGGGTCGTCCGCCAACATTATGGACGTGTGCCTTTAAAATGGTGGCTCGCCCAACCTTATGCAGTCTGGTTGAAGACGTTACTCAGATAG
- a CDS encoding cytochrome c3 family protein, whose protein sequence is MPQIFSSPFILILKLVILGVILFFSSIAVIWRATLDPMAAIGTPVEQPVPFSHKHHVQDDGIDCRYCHTSVEKSSFAGFPSTEICMTCHSQIFTDAPMLAPVVESYQENKPLRWKRVHDLPDFVYFNHSIHIHKGIGCVSCHGPVDEMPLTWRAKPLTMQWCLSCHRAPEHFVRPREYVFDMDWKPREDQEVLGRRLVEEYNIQSKTDCSVCHR, encoded by the coding sequence ATGCCCCAGATTTTCTCATCTCCTTTTATTCTGATTTTAAAGTTAGTGATTCTGGGGGTTATTTTATTTTTCTCAAGTATAGCAGTGATTTGGCGAGCTACTTTGGACCCCATGGCGGCAATTGGAACACCTGTTGAACAACCTGTTCCTTTTAGCCATAAGCATCATGTCCAAGATGATGGCATTGATTGTCGCTACTGTCATACTTCTGTAGAGAAATCTTCTTTTGCTGGCTTTCCTTCAACAGAAATTTGCATGACTTGCCACTCCCAGATTTTTACGGATGCACCGATGCTTGCACCGGTGGTAGAGAGTTATCAAGAGAATAAGCCGTTGCGTTGGAAACGAGTCCATGATTTACCTGATTTTGTTTACTTTAATCACAGTATTCATATTCATAAGGGTATCGGTTGCGTTTCCTGTCATGGGCCAGTAGATGAAATGCCACTAACCTGGCGTGCTAAGCCCCTGACCATGCAATGGTGTTTGAGTTGCCATCGAGCACCAGAGCATTTTGTGCGACCGCGGGAGTATGTCTTCGATATGGATTGGAAGCCTAGGGAAGACCAAGAGGTTCTGGGGAGGAGGTTAGTAGAGGAATACAACATTCAGAGTAAGACGGATTGCTCTGTTTGTCACCGTTGA
- a CDS encoding glycosyltransferase family 2 protein: MERVTNSVLPIISIITPSFNQGDFVADTVRSVFEQRYPKLEYIFMDGGSIDNTLERVAPYRDHFFHFQSEPDDGQSAAIAKGFSLSSGEIMAYLNSDDVLLPGTLNFVADYFRRHPEVDCLYGHRCIINEVNQVVGHWILPRHSSFLMRRWDLIPQESCFWRRRLFEQKGNIDTSFLFAMDYDLFVRYMSIGRFQRVNRFLAAFRVHQDSKTTTQLATIGKEEVARVQQHNNINLPPLMGNFFSLWVQLRSAFFVRRGETFPGLPPGLNFNLDMLWGDSTDPL; this comes from the coding sequence ATGGAGAGGGTGACTAACTCTGTACTTCCAATTATCAGTATTATAACGCCCTCTTTTAATCAGGGTGATTTCGTGGCGGATACCGTGCGCTCGGTATTTGAGCAGCGCTATCCAAAATTAGAATATATTTTTATGGATGGTGGCTCTATTGATAATACTTTGGAACGGGTTGCCCCCTATCGTGATCATTTTTTCCATTTCCAGTCAGAACCAGATGATGGCCAAAGCGCGGCTATAGCCAAGGGCTTTAGCTTGAGTTCTGGCGAAATTATGGCTTATTTAAACAGTGATGATGTGCTTTTGCCTGGTACGCTTAATTTCGTTGCCGATTATTTCCGCCGTCATCCTGAAGTGGACTGCCTTTACGGGCATCGCTGTATTATCAACGAAGTAAATCAAGTTGTTGGGCACTGGATTTTACCTAGACATAGTAGCTTTCTGATGCGGCGTTGGGACCTCATTCCCCAGGAATCTTGTTTTTGGCGCCGTCGTTTATTTGAACAAAAGGGCAATATTGATACCAGCTTTCTTTTTGCCATGGACTACGATTTGTTTGTCCGCTACATGAGTATTGGTAGATTCCAGCGTGTAAACCGTTTTCTCGCCGCTTTCCGCGTTCACCAAGATTCCAAAACCACAACTCAATTAGCGACTATCGGCAAGGAAGAAGTAGCGCGAGTTCAGCAACACAACAATATTAATTTACCACCCCTGATGGGGAATTTCTTTTCTCTTTGGGTGCAATTACGATCTGCTTTTTTTGTACGAAGAGGGGAAACTTTCCCGGGATTACCTCCGGGATTAAACTTTAATTTAGACATGTTATGGGGAGACTCAACCGATCCCCTGTGA
- a CDS encoding sulfotransferase family 2 domain-containing protein yields the protein MKIVFVHIPKAAGTSLKEAILEKVGDDNLYFDYNRPLAKTDLHRKACCLFSSVTARPSAEAIIFGHFLAGKYARFNGCYFRPRKKIDYAVFLRDPLQRAISHFFFWKRTVIDGHRVWKRFCRENWSLERFLLSEEHTNFQAKFLWRFPLSQFSFIGLTEHFDDSIKMLGRVFPLLNDLPVRADNSNPQNTVGASYEIDPYLASEFMRRNKLDYALYGQAEKIFSAQKSKFLKAGL from the coding sequence ATGAAAATCGTATTCGTTCATATCCCTAAGGCGGCAGGGACATCATTAAAGGAAGCTATTTTGGAAAAGGTGGGCGACGATAATCTTTATTTTGATTATAATCGTCCTCTTGCTAAGACGGATTTGCACCGTAAAGCCTGTTGTCTATTTTCAAGTGTTACGGCTAGACCAAGCGCAGAAGCAATTATATTTGGTCATTTTCTTGCTGGAAAATACGCCAGATTTAATGGATGTTATTTTAGGCCTCGCAAGAAAATAGATTACGCAGTTTTTCTTCGTGATCCTTTACAAAGGGCAATATCCCACTTTTTTTTCTGGAAAAGAACAGTTATTGATGGACACCGGGTCTGGAAGCGTTTCTGTCGGGAAAACTGGAGTTTAGAAAGGTTCCTGTTATCCGAAGAACATACTAACTTTCAAGCTAAATTTCTTTGGCGCTTTCCTTTGAGTCAGTTTAGTTTTATTGGCTTAACGGAGCATTTCGACGACAGCATAAAAATGTTGGGCCGTGTTTTCCCATTGCTAAATGATTTACCGGTTAGAGCTGATAACAGTAACCCTCAAAATACTGTTGGGGCAAGCTATGAAATCGATCCTTATTTGGCGTCTGAATTTATGCGGCGTAACAAGTTGGATTATGCTTTGTATGGCCAAGCAGAGAAAATTTTTTCTGCGCAAAAATCTAAATTCCTGAAAGCAGGGTTGTGA
- a CDS encoding sulfotransferase family 2 domain-containing protein produces the protein MIISHKYKFIFIKNGKTAGTSIEVFLSQFCASSDIVTPIYPPVEPHCPRNHKGFYNRMTSAEIRERIGEKTWRNYFKFCVERNPWDKTLSYYYMAKFRANGNLSLDEFLAGQEFPINFPRYTEPDNSSKIIVDRVLDFDNLIGGLREVFQGLRIPFNGSLGVHAKSEYRTDRRPYQEVLTSTQAERIRDIFAVEIALHGYCFY, from the coding sequence ATGATTATTTCTCACAAGTATAAGTTTATTTTTATAAAAAATGGGAAAACCGCAGGAACCAGCATTGAGGTGTTCCTTTCTCAATTTTGTGCATCCTCTGATATTGTCACACCCATTTACCCTCCTGTAGAGCCCCACTGTCCCCGTAACCACAAAGGTTTTTATAATCGTATGACAAGTGCGGAGATCCGGGAACGAATAGGAGAAAAAACCTGGAGAAATTATTTTAAGTTTTGCGTGGAGCGTAACCCTTGGGATAAGACTCTTTCTTATTATTATATGGCAAAATTTAGAGCTAATGGAAATCTTTCTCTTGACGAATTTCTTGCCGGTCAAGAGTTTCCCATCAACTTTCCCCGGTATACAGAACCAGATAATAGTTCCAAAATCATTGTTGATCGGGTTCTTGACTTTGATAACCTCATAGGCGGCTTAAGGGAAGTTTTTCAGGGGCTAAGAATACCTTTTAATGGCTCGCTTGGAGTTCATGCCAAATCAGAGTACCGAACTGATCGGCGGCCTTATCAGGAGGTTCTAACATCTACTCAAGCAGAACGGATTCGGGATATTTTCGCGGTTGAAATTGCCTTGCACGGCTATTGCTTTTATTAG